The stretch of DNA TGCCTCCAGATAAGTTTCTTCTTCTTTTGAAAATCTATTAAAAATAGGGGAGTCTATATCTAAAACTCCAAAAATTTTATCATTTCTAAAGATTGGAATAACAATCTCTGAATTGCTCTTGCCGTCACAGGCAATATGCCCTTTGAAATTATGAACATTTTCAATATTCAAAGTTTTCTTTAGACTTGCACTCGTTCCACAAACCCCTTCTCCGTTTTGTATTCTAACACAGGCAGGAAGTCCTTGAAAAGGTCC from Parvimonas micra encodes:
- a CDS encoding GAF domain-containing protein, which encodes MFNPIKYEGNLGEQYSYLIKDLYELCNNEENTIANLSNAAALLNFFLEKINWVGFYLLDEKTNTLVLGPFQGLPACVRIQNGEGVCGTSASLKKTLNIENVHNFKGHIACDGKSNSEIVIPIFRNDKIFGVLDIDSPIFNRFSKEEETYLEAFVKQLETHI